taagattaggtgccatcacgatacccaatagagggaaaattgggtcatgacaagtttgtatcagagcactaggttcataggtgctacgagtcataagcgagtttagtagtgtcttgcggatcggtacgaagacatctgtacttatcttcgagaggctatagaactattaggatagtttcacttccttcattactatcgtgcgagttcattgatctcgaagtttgaacttttatcattccattctctcaaagatggtgaggacacgagctgcagttactgatgacgttacccccggagcagatgtcactaggggcagaggtagagggCAACAAGGAGCACGcaccgcagctagagcacctaccagagcagcaattgaggagccgccagtagctccagttggggggtaGGTACTGGAGGCGCCTGATGTTTCctccggacttcaggagaccttcgcacagttcctgagcatgtttagtacattggctcaggagaggttgattccggttgcaccatcTATTTCACAACCCGGGGAAGGAACCCAGACTCCCGTTGCCCACACCCTAGAGCAGCGATTTCattttggtcaggttccaggtgtcatggtgacacagactgtggttccagttcagcccgtggtcagggcaaCAACATCTGAAGAAGAGTAGCTTAGaattgcaaggttcaagaaatatgaccctcctactttcagtggtttggcttcagatagtgcacagggttttctgtaGGAGTGTCATTgcattctctgtactatgggtatttTGGATAcaagcggggttgcttttactatgttctaGCTttggggagcggcttatcagtggtgacgggcgtatgagttgggtagcccaaccgagttagcttcacttacataggtttagttttcagagatattcctGAGAGAgattgtacctcagtcccttcgagaggcatggcgcacagagtttgagcagttgcgccagagCACAATGTATGTGTCAGAGCATGTCGTGTTAtccagtgatttggctaggcatgcacctactttggtcgctacagttagagagcgtgtccgtagattcattgagggactcaggcatgatattcagtTCAGCTATCGCTTCGTATTcgtgaccaagccttcgcgttcgcgaagagtaaaaactCACCCTGACCAGCTTACCCTTTGCGTTCACGAGAgtaacttcgcgaacgcgaagaagaacataccagaacaactgctgcagcaaaaataccagattttctaagtccaaacgtcctgtagcctatccgaaactcacccgagccctcagggctccaaaccaaacctgcacacaagtcaaaaaatatcatatgaacttgctcgtatgatcaaatcgccaaaataatacctagaactatgaacttAGCACCAAATCcaatgaaattttcaataaagctttaaaattcctatttttacaaccggacgtcctaatcacatcaaaccaacttcgtttctcaccaaatttcacagataagtcataaatattatattggacctatgccgggctccggaaccaaaatacgaacccggtatcaacaagtcCAAACATCGACCAATTgttaaaaatcattaaactttcagacttttaatttttatcaaaaattcataactcgagctagggacgtccgaattcgattccgggcattcGCCCAGGTCCCTtatttcgatacggacccatcagAACCGTtaaaacatggatccgggcctatttatcaaaaatattgaccgaagtccaCTCAACTGAAGGTTTTGGGCaaatattcttatttttatcagtttttaacatataagccttccgggccaatacccggactgtgcacacaaatcgaggaaggtaaaaatgagatttttaggcTTAGGAGCGCAAAATCGAGTtctaaacataagatgaccttttgggtcatcacattctctacctctaaaataaccgttcgtcctcgaacgcacatagaaaagtacctgagctggtgaaaaggtggggatatctgctccgcatatcggactcggactcccaagttgtCGCCTCATCAGGCTGACctttccactgcactcgaactgaagggtaactctttgatctcaactggcgaacctgccgggctagaatagccatcgactcctcctcgtaagtcaaatccttgtctaactggacagagctgaaatctaacacatgggacggatcgacgtgatactttcgaagcatgtatgaagttgttcttgatatgatttaagttcctatttactagtttcacttctacatgctttaattagaattaattgcttcaggattcactcctattgcctatttgactcttagttgacttaactgaagattttacctcctctattgtcatgctatcatttcataactgcttatctcatcctataattgttcagtcttaattgaggttatgattatttttccgctgcttatccttaattgaattgttgaatatccttcgaaaTTTCCTctaaccttaaaagaagtttagatatcctatctcttagtcgacttgttttatttggaattatttgactcatgttagcttccctgttgttaaaacgtatattgtgggattgttgctacacattagttttcccttattgagatgttctctttacgcctagcattctttactgtggctattccttgtgaattgcttctaccgtttcttgtgatttaaaagttctggagttgatttacttgttgtactttgtattattaccaattgttgttgttgtacttgttgtggtgatgcatgaggtttctgtcgtgcggttgttattattgtgatgcacgaggtttctgtcgtgcggttgttattattatgatgcacgaggtttctgtcgtgtggtTGTTGTtttggggttgcacgaggtttcttccgtgttATTGTTACTGTTGATATTTGCATACGAGCCTTTGCCGGTTATTCCGATGACTCGATatagtccttcccaatttgggcccaATTTCCCTTCGTTTGGGTTCTTGATTTGTTGTGTTACCTTTCTCAATACCGTGTCCCTGACTTGAAAATGCCTGAGGTTGGCTGTTCGGTTGTAGTACCTCCCTAATCGTTGCTTATATACAGCCAAACGGACTAGGGTGACTTCCCTCCTTTCATCCAATAATACCAAACTCGTGGTCAAGGCCTCGTTGTTTGAATTTTCAGTAGTATACTGTAACCTGAGGCTCGGCTCCCCTACATCAACAAGTATTAAGGCTTCCGCTCTGTAGACCAGAGAAAACAGGGTTGCTCCGGTACTTGACTTTGAAGTAGTATGGTATGCCCATatgacttcgggcaagatttccttcAACTTTCCTTTCGAACCGatcaacctctttttcaggtttAAGAGTATAGTTTTGTTCGTCAATTCCGCttgcccattcccactagggtggtaaggagttgataatatcttcttgatcttatggtcttcgaaaaACTTACTTACCTTGTTGTTGCTGACGAATTGTTTTCCGTTGTCGCAGATGATCCAggccggtatcccaaatcgacagaTTATGTGATCTcagatgaagtcgatgacttctttctcccgcACCTTCTCTAACGCCTGGGCcacaacccatttagaaaaataactgGTCATGAGTAGTATGTATTGGACTTTACCGGGCGCCCATGGCAGGGGGCCGACAATGTCCATCCCCCACTTGATGAATCATCGGGCATATCTCAAAGTTGATGAATTATCGGGCATATCTCctagttgatgaatcatcgagCATGTCTTTGGAACTCTTCACATTTTTGCACGAAGTCTTCTGCATCCTTCTCCATTTCATTCTAGTAGTAGCTGGCCCGACTCTCATTAACTTCTGAACTAAGGATTCTGCCCCTGAATGGTTCCCAcgagtgccctcgtgaacttctaTCATGTCGTATTTGGTCTCTCCCATACCAAAGCTTCTAGCCAATGGGCCAAAAAAGGATCTCCTGAATAATGCCCATTCGACTAAGCTAAATCTGGCAGCTTTGGTACGTAGGGCTCTTGATTTCTTGGGATCTGATGCCAATTTTCCTATCTTCAAGTAGTcaatgtatttgtttctccaatcccaagtcaaactTGTCGAGTTTACTTCTGCATGACCTTCTTCTACCACCAAATTCATCAGTTGCATCATTGCCCCCGAGCTGAATTCATCGGAGTCGGCAGACGACCCCAAGTTTGCTAGtacatcggcctcactattttgatctcgaggAACGTGCTgcagagtccattccttgaattggtgcatggttacctgtaatttatccaTGTATCTCCACATCCGTTCCACTTTCACTTCAAATGTTACGTTGACTTGATTTACGACgaggagggagtcacatttggcttcgatcactttGGCCCTAAGGCTTTTTGCCAGTTCTAGACCTGCGATCATAGCTTTGTACTCgtcttcattgttagtcaatttaatAGTTTTAATAGACTATCTAATTACGATGCCCGTGAGTGGTTTTAACACGATATTGAGCTCAAACCCTTTTGCATTGGATGCACCATCCGAGAATAAGGTCCAGATCCCTGAATTAGTCCCCGAGGTGAGCAACAATTCCCTTTCAACCTCGGGTATCAAGGCCGGCGTatagtcggccacaaagtccgccaggATCTAGAATTTTATAGTAGTCCAGGGTCGGTACTAGATATCATAACCGCTGATCTCCATGGCCTATTTGGCCAGCCGGCCTAAGAGATCGAGCTTATGCATAATATTCCTCAGTGGGTAAGAGGTTACGGCGCATATGATGTGGCATTGAAAGTATAGTTTTAGTTTCCTGGAAATGCTTAGCAAGGCGAGCACTAACTTTTCTAGGTGAAGATATCTTGTTTCGGCATCACCTAGGGttctgctaacataataaataggaaattgtgtaccttcttccTCCTGGACTAAAACACCACTTGCCGCCACCTTGGAATCCTCCAAGTAGAGGTACAGTTGTTCGGCTGCCTTCCGAGTGTGCACCAAAGtggggctcgataggtatcgcttgagTTCTTCCTAAGCTTGCTGGCACTCTTGAGTTCAagaaaaattattcttctttttcaattgggagaagaaccgatggctcttgtcCGTCGGCCTCAGGATGAACCCGCACAATGCTGCTATATGCCCGATCAGTCTCTGAACTGCCTTGACGTTGTCGACTATGGTGATGTCCTTGATGGACATTATTTCGTCAGGGTTGATCTCTATCCCCCAATTAGATACCATGAATCTGACAAATTTGCCTGAACCGACCCCAAATGCGCACTTCTCTAgatttagcttcatgttgtattttcttagtatactgaaggtttcttgcaaatgtttcaaatggtcctctgatctcagggacttgaccaacatatcatcaatataaacttccgttgatttccctatttgttcttcgaacatctagTTTACGAGGCGTTGGTAGGTGGGACCGACATTCTTTAATCTAAAcgacattacgttatagcagtaggtgccaAATTTCGttatgaaagaagttttttcttgattgtCCGGGTCCAtacgaatttggttgtacccagagtaggtGTCAAGATAACTGAGTATCTTGTGTCCGGCCGTCGCGCCGATCATTCGATCGAGTTAGgaaaagggaaagaatcctttgggcatgctctgtttagatctttataatccacacacatcctTAATTTATTTgcttttttaggtactaccactacgttatTTAATAActctgggtatttaacttcctggatggaccctatttttatGATCTTATGATCCAATTGTTTTACGACCCTTAATTTGTTGATGTTGGTCATGCTACCTGGGTCAATAGGCACACGTTTAACCCGATATTTATCAATAAGTAcatatattactagtgcatcattgtgagtcTGTACAATGCCCTCATCATCTTCGACGCTAAACAAGAATGCTCATTCCGGAATGCAATCCTGGTGCGTTGTTCCCTTGTGATAGACATTTTAGTGCGTTTTATCATTGAGCCTTGGGGGACATCGACTCCctcgatgatcatgttgatcacgtGATGAGGCTCCTCTTGGCATCCCTATTCCTAAAGTGGTTTTTTGCGCGCTCACTCAGGAATTCTCAGAGGTGCCAATTGTTGAATTACCGAGCAAATTCTTCTCTTAACTATTAGCAATCATCGATCTTGtgaccatgagtgccatgatacttacacatcaaattAGGATCTCTCTAGGTAGGATTGGACTATAATGTTCGGGGCCACTTGGTCTTTTTGATGCGCCCTATAGCCGACGGGACGGTGGCAACATCCATGTTGAATTTGTACTCCGATAATCTTGGTGCTTCCCTACTCTCGAGCGCCCTATCAAACCCATTCTTTCTCATCAAGCCCAAGCCACTAGGCCCTCGATCACTTCTCTTCTTGTTCCTTACGGGGTGACTCTCGGATCCAATTCCCCTTCGATCCAtgttgtatggttgatatcgatgTCGGACCGGTTTTGGCTCTCGATAAATGGCTCTTTTATATATATCATTGATCCTTACGGGGTAAACAGACCCAGAAGTGGGCTagagttggtcgtcctcgaccctaatctttgactggtacctgttgtggacgtcTACCCAGGTTATCACAGGGTACTCCACCAAATTTTGTTTTCACTATTGAGAGGCCATGGAACATTGGGGGGTGATCCCCTGAGTGAATTCATGGACGGACCAATCATCTGAAACTAGTGGTAGGTCCATCATCTCCATTTGGAATATTGACACGAGCTCCCTGAGCATTtcgtgataccatatcattgctcccttggacAAAGTTTCTCCAATCGTTTTACGCAATACCGactcgatctcgtcatcttccaaATCGTTCCCTTTGATCGTGCACGTATAGGAGTTCACATGCTCGCTTGGATATGTGGTCCTATTATATTTGGGGATATGAGGCCTACGAATCACTTTGGGATCGGCTTGGGTGCCGAGCTCGGAGGAAAGGGCTTCTAGATATATTTTTTGGAGTTCGGAGTTTTTTATGTTTATACAGAATACACATTCGCATTAGGCTCACAAATAATCCGTAAACTAAATTCTTATCATTCccaaataggtaaataaccttccaacATTTATAGCAACCtttccataacacataccatcaaTGATCCAATCCTCAACATTTCTTCACAATTCACAATCAAGGAATAGTCTGCCTACGAGAACATCCAGTCTCTAAACCTCATGAATACTAGAATCTCTATGTTCAATCTAACACCGCTAATCAAATGGATGATACGCCAGTCATACTCCATCATCATACAAGAAAATATCCACAATTCCAAACAAAATGCACCTGCCAAAATGCGCCCTATCCTCCGGTGACATCAAATAGTTCCAGCATTCTCTTAAACATCTGAAGTCATCCGCGCCATCAAGAACTCatatccttcccttcaaaactaaaccgcAACCTTTAACTCGCAACTTTTAAAACAATCGTCACTAACATGCTAACTCGAGAAAAtacgaaaatctcataatcaactatgGATGACAATGAGGACGAACACCTCATCAAATGAGAACTTTCCATTTAACTTAAACCAGGGCAACATCACCACACGTAATATATCTACTATACCTGTAGAAAACATCAACTCCAGGCCATAGCCATAACCATGGCGAATTCTTTGGAACTTATTAACAAATAATCAAGTCATCAGAACTAATCTCccctaactcaaccgagtcacGCATACTGACaacccaaaagtaactcaatCTAATATGCTCGCTTGGAAGGTACCTTCTGCATATTCGAAGCCATTTCTTGCATCTCTCTAATATTGCAATGTAGAATCATTCTTGACAAAGAAATATCGCAGATCCGGTCACCATTCACCACTGATCTCAAGCCCTATTCATTCATATATTCAGGAGTCCTTAAATGCCACATATGATCTGgaactcattagaaccttctcgataaCCACTCACCTTACTATGATATTCAATACACAGCTAATACTCATCGAGCAACCCGCGCTTCACTAGCACATGACGATTCAAAAAAATAACCAAGCAATCCCTCAGCTCAAAAACGGATACCACATATGTTCCAGCAATCCGATAATCAATAACAGACTCCCCCAATTTGCTCGAAGCCGTAGAACACATCGTCGGTAATCCATAGTACCATATCTTCATAGCTGCCCCGATCCCGCACCGCGAATCAGCTGAAtacttcataagctcatgtaatacTAGTCGTAGAACACTCTGAAGACTCTGTCAAGCACACACCCAACCCTTGGAATAGTCAAGCATACTTCTCCCAAATGCTCTGAAATGATAATATATGGATTCTAATGAATGGAAGCCTCATACAAAACACAAGATCCGAACGCATCACGCGGGAGATGACCCCCCGGATGTACTCAAATCAACACTTTACCATGAACCCACCATAATCACAACAACTAGGCCACCCGCCAGTCTTCCCAAGTTCGTGCTTACCAACCAGATGCAAGAATCCATTTTGTACCAAAAATGAATGACCGAATAGTCTATCACAACATCTACCCAAGATTAGACAGCATGTTGCGATGATAATCAAGCCTCCAAAGGTAACCCATCCGTAACATCACAAACCGTCGGCACATAGAGAATACCGAGTGTGTGTAACAACGCATATGAACGAATAGGAAAAATCAAAATCGTAGGTTTGAAGTTGAAACAAggccacacgataaggaaagaagtttttcctaaatgccatgtatccTCTTGAAGATAGATATGGGCGTCATCATAtcgatccataagactctactagacacttgctcatgactcgtagaacctatggacctagtgttctgatactaacttgtcacggtccaaaatccaactagtcgtgatggcacctaacccaacttattaggtaagccaaataataataaacacaatttaaatgagatttataaGAAAACAATGAAGAATTGTCTCAACTTTTATACAATAattcaaggactagtagtacaaatcatgagcttctatgattttgaatttacaaagctggtacggaataaatacatcatctatttgaaatatacataaacagatttgcaaaatctaaagctaccaaggacaagtgatagttATAACTAGAACGTAGATATATCTTCGATGCCAGCTCCTGCCATACACAGCAACTCcagctccaaaatctacacgcaaggtgcagaaccatagtatgagtacaaccgacccaacgtacccagtaagtacattgtctaacctcggtgaagtagtgacgagatattTTAATTAAAAGATACTCAATAATATAACATGTGCAGCAAACTAGAAATAGAAACAATACtaaaatataatatagaagagtACAAGAATAAATATGCGAAGTAGTAAAAGAATCATTAGAAGAAATTACGGTCAATATTCCTCAATATTACAACCAATAATTTCCTTATCACGATCACCATCGAACCTGAGGCAGTAAATATAAAACTTTCATACCGTGGGAAGTGTACTcaaaatatcaaatcaaataacatgataacacccttcgtgcatttatcttatTATCACCAAATAtacgtataacagtaccaacGAGGTGAAAGAAATGCCAGTAACCCTAATGACAAAGTGGGAAATACACACGTAGCAATAACGAACAAGGTAGTACATATGGCTAACAGTAACAGACTAGGTGGAGGCGTAGAATTAATGATATCAATTAATATGGAAGAACATAAATTTTactaactaacatggtagaaggcttagatGTAAATATAACTAACATGAAGGaagcatgatctttataagctaaacaaatagaatgaataattaacatggtagaaggcttagatGTAGATCCCTTCCAAACTAGTTGAGTCACCTTGATACAGAGTTACAACACTGCAAAGCAGATTGAGGAATTCTCCAATTTCTGCAAGCAAGATGAGGAAACTGAAACATATTAAGAAGAAGAAACCGAAGGTAGACGTACTCAAACTAGTTGCGGAGGAACATAAGAAACTATTCTGTGAATTGTTTAACAAGAAAGAGAAATTTCCCAAAAATGTCTTGACTGGCAGCTATGGTTGGAGGTTTTTTTAGCAGTTGTACTGTCTTAACGCGTTCATTTTCATTTTTGTAAGTCCCTTAATCACtgcatatatttatttttttagtagCTCCATATTTAACGTACACTTTTTATAATATTTAGCATGTGGATCAACTATTAACACTGATGTGTGCACGAAACATAAAATGTACGCACTTTTATGCCCATAGTCTAGTTGTTATTGATGTTACATTATGCAACAAAATGTGCACTACATAGAATAAGATCAAGGAGGCTGCCGGTAAAGATGGGGATTATGGAATTTTTTGAGACAGTTGATTCTTGCCAGGACTTGTGCCTTACACCCTTAATGGTATATCCTCAATGAAGTACGCCAAAACCTGGGGCTGTGGAGAGGTGCAAGGTTAAGGTGTTGTAATATGTGTGGCAAATTGATAAAAAGTATTTTGTGCCTGTTATTTTCCATTTTACAGAGAGTTTGATTCGAATTTACGATAGCAATGCTAGTTTGTATGATGATGGTAAACTAGAAAAAGTTTTACAACCCCTCTCACTCATGATGCTtaggattttgataaaaattagcCAGTTTACAAACTTAGGCCAAGATGTGCTTACGATGAAATGGTCCTGGGAGCGTATAATGGATGTGCCACCCATTCAGCAAAGGCAAATTAAATATGCCATCCATTATGTTTTACAAATTCTTCTGGTTTCTTTAATAACTAATTGTGTCTTTAATTATTGTAATGAAATTAGTGCAGCTTAATGACAAGCTAATGGAGTTGTTCAGGGAAATATAGCAATGGATATCTTAAGGGGAAGAATGGACCCTTATTAGTTTTATTAGTGTAATTTGTGTTTGTGTTGATCATGGGACAAATTCATTTTGTGTGAGTGATTTAAGACACTTGCATATACATATATGTAATGAAACTACCTTTTTGCCGATTAACTAGTGATGCTTTAATTTTTGTTTCCTTAACACTTCTTTTATGTATTACAACATGCAGCTAGAGGTTCCGCAATAGATAAtgttgtaatgactcgaccggtcgtaTTGACCTCTAGCACATCGTTTggtggtttgagaccttgagtagcttcacttcatattttatgacttgtacgtttagtcggaatttaattttagGAAGTTCtaagttgattcggatggaaaattctcaattcgaaagctttaagttggaagatttgaccaaagtttgacttttgagtaaatgacctcggaatcagaattttaaggttccaatagattcgtatgatgatttcaaacttgggcgtatgttcggattgagtatcaGGTATTccaggagcatttcagcgcttattgtggaaattgacattttaaaggttttagaattttctacgTTTGGTTCGAAGTGTATTTTGGTATTATCAATGTCTATTTGGAGTTTTGAGCCTTACAataggttcatatcgtgatttgtCAGTTAcatgtaaagtttggcatcattacAGAATGTTTAATTGTAATTCCGATGCGTTCGGCAAAGTTTCAAAGTTTGCTagttgaaagaaggattttgatcatcAATTCATGATTTTCATGTTATttgtggtgttttgagaatttggATAAGTTCGGATAAGctattaggacttgttgatgtgattggacagggtcccggggggccCGAGTGAGTTTTGAGGTAGTTTCAGATCCTTTTCCATGTTTTGGCTGCTGCTGTTATTGGTTTAAT
The DNA window shown above is from Nicotiana tomentosiformis chromosome 8, ASM39032v3, whole genome shotgun sequence and carries:
- the LOC138898194 gene encoding uncharacterized protein, which translates into the protein MIAGLELAKSLRAKVIEAKCDSLLVVNQVNVTFEVKVERMWRYMDKLQVTMHQFKEWTLQHVPRDQNSEADVLANLGSSADSDEFSSGAMMQLMNLVVEEGHAEVNSTSLTWDWRNKYIDYLKIGKLASDPKKSRALRTKAARFSLVEWALFRRSFFGPLARSFGMGETKYDMIEVHEGTRGNHSGAESLVQKLMRVGPATTRMKWRRMQKTSCKNVKSSKDMLDDSSTRRYAR